One Lachnospiraceae bacterium C1.1 genomic region harbors:
- a CDS encoding ribose-phosphate pyrophosphokinase — translation MALHEGKRKLESIPVGKLGVIALSSCEDLGKRVDKFLVDWRTERENEHKNTLAFAGYQRDSYLINTKISRFGTGEAKGTVLESIRGMDLFLLVDVCNYSKTYKVCGKENHMSPDDHYQDLKRIIAALGGKARRISVIMPFLYEGRQHRKSSRESLDCALALQELVGMGVDNILTFDAHDARVQNAIPLNGFDSIQPAYQFMKGLLYNIKDLQIDAEHMMVISPDEGGMNRAIYLANVLGLDMGMFYKRRDYTTVVDGKNPIVAHEFLGSNVAGKDVIVVDDMISSGESILDVATELKNRKANRVFLLSTFGLFTNGLDVFDDAYEKGIFDKVLTTNAVYQPQELLERDYYISCDISKYIAFLIDTLNHDSSISDLLNPNGRIQRLVARYKNGLI, via the coding sequence ATGGCATTACACGAAGGAAAACGTAAACTCGAGAGCATACCCGTAGGCAAGCTCGGTGTTATAGCATTATCCAGCTGCGAGGATCTTGGAAAAAGAGTCGACAAATTTCTTGTTGACTGGCGTACAGAGCGAGAGAACGAGCATAAGAACACATTAGCTTTCGCCGGATATCAGAGAGATTCATATCTTATCAATACTAAAATTTCCAGATTTGGCACAGGCGAAGCAAAAGGTACAGTTCTTGAATCCATACGTGGAATGGATCTCTTCCTTCTCGTTGATGTTTGCAATTATTCCAAAACATATAAAGTTTGCGGCAAGGAGAATCACATGTCTCCCGATGATCACTATCAGGATCTTAAGAGGATCATCGCAGCCCTCGGCGGTAAGGCAAGACGTATCAGTGTTATAATGCCTTTCCTTTACGAAGGACGTCAGCACCGCAAGAGCTCAAGAGAGTCACTTGACTGTGCACTTGCACTTCAGGAGCTCGTAGGAATGGGCGTTGACAATATCCTTACATTTGATGCACACGATGCACGTGTGCAGAATGCGATCCCGCTCAACGGTTTTGATTCCATTCAGCCTGCATACCAGTTCATGAAGGGACTTCTTTACAATATTAAAGACCTTCAGATCGATGCAGAGCACATGATGGTTATCAGCCCGGATGAAGGTGGAATGAACCGTGCAATTTATCTTGCAAACGTTCTCGGTCTTGATATGGGAATGTTCTACAAGCGTCGCGATTATACAACAGTTGTAGACGGCAAGAATCCTATCGTTGCTCACGAATTCCTCGGAAGCAATGTAGCAGGAAAAGATGTTATCGTCGTTGACGATATGATCTCCTCAGGAGAAAGCATCCTCGATGTTGCAACCGAACTCAAGAACAGAAAGGCAAACAGAGTATTCCTTCTTTCTACTTTCGGTCTTTTCACAAACGGACTTGATGTATTTGATGACGCTTATGAAAAGGGAATCTTCGATAAAGTTCTTACGACAAATGCCGTTTACCAGCCTCAGGAGCTCTTAGAGCGTGATTACTATATTTCCTGCGATATCAGTAAATATATTGCATTCCTTATCGATACATTAAATCATGACTCATCCATCAGTGATCTCCTGAATCCTAACGGACGTATCCAGCGTCTTGTTGCCCGTTATAAGAACGGACTTATCTGA